Within Oncorhynchus masou masou isolate Uvic2021 chromosome 17, UVic_Omas_1.1, whole genome shotgun sequence, the genomic segment ggagggagggagggagggagggagggagggagggagggagggagggagggagggagggagggagggcaggttactggatggagggagggagggtgggggggctggagggtgaggggaggaggagagaacattATAGAAAGAAGCATCATATTGAATCTTGGCTACGTGAAagggactccaaaatgacacaataactatgaggttaaagtgcagagcTTCCGTTTGAATGTTTtcagctgtacaactgactaggtggcCCCGTTCCCCTTTCTATTCTCATCTACAATGAAagggactccaaaatgacacaatacgttatttattcatttctattgggcacaaaatcacaaccaaaacaaacagcaaatgcaccCAACAGatgtgtagagtcacaagcttgatgtcgtcattgcgtgctaggaatactAGACTTgagactactttaatacacattcATTTAGTtcatttgtcccaatactttgggTCTCCTAGAATGGGGGTACTTAGTATAAAAAGTGCTGTCATTTATAAATGGCTGATAGTcatgctggagtacagagccaagaCAACTAAACGTGTcaactgtcccaatactttgggAGCTCACAGttgttctttctctgtctctctgtctctctgtctctctgtctgtctctgtctctgtctctctctctctctctctgtctgtctgtctgtgtctctctctctgtctgtctgtctgtctctctctctctctctctgtctgtctgtctgtctgtctctctctctctcagatgggGAGCCCAGTGCTGTGGTGCTGTTGGACTGTTCCCCTGACACTATGTTCTCCAGGCTacagtgtcctgtcctgtcccgctCCGCCCCCCAAGCCACAGGCAGccaccaagagagagacagacacaacagCAGGAGGGTAGAGGGATTCAACAGCAACTGCCAACCTGTGACATCACACTACCAACCCAAGAGGCTCCTACACAAGGTGAGTCAGGTGCTACGGTCTGGTTCTCTACCCTTTATCCGAAAGTGtacacttgttcacttcccttcactgACTTCAAATGATGGAATCttcctctctacacacacctccaatacttttagatttgtgagtgagggagtggtgtgaggtagtgtgtgagaTAATGGGTGAGGGagtggtgtgaggtagtgtgtgagataatgggtgaggtagtgtgtgagggagtgttgtgaggtagtgggtgaggtagtgggtgaggtagtggtgtgaggtagtgtgtgagaTAATGGGTGAGGTAGTGGGTGAGGGAGTGGTGTGAGGTAGTGGGTGAGATAATGGGTGAGGGAGTGGTGTGAGGTAGTGGGTGAGGGAGTGGTGTGAGGGAGTGGGTGAGGTAGagtggtgtgaggtagtgtgtgaggGAGTGGTGTGAGGTAATGGGTGAGGGAGTGGGTGAGGTAGTGGTGTGAGGTAGTGGTGTGAGATAATGGGTGAGATAATGGGTGGGGTagtggtgtgaggtagtgtgtgagatagtggtgtgaggtagtgtgtgagaTAATGGATGAGGTAGTGGGTGGGGTAGTGGTGTGATGTAGTGTGTGAGATAATGGGTGAGGTAGTGGGTGAGGAAGTGTGTGGGGTagtggtgtgaggtagtgtgtgagaTAATGGGTGAGGTAGTGGTGTGAGGGAGTGGTGTGAGGTAGTGGGTGAGGGAGTGGGTGAGGGAGTGGGTGGGGTAGTGGGTGGGTAGTGGGTGAGGTAGTGTGTGAGATAATGGGTGAGGTAGTGGGTGAGGAAGTGTGTGAGGTAGTGGGTGAGGAAGTGGGTGAGGTAGtgttgtgaggtagtgtgtgagataatgggtgaggtagtgggtggggagtggtgtgaggtagtgtgtgagaTAATGGGTGAGGAAGTGTGTGGAGTAGTGTGTGAGTAGTGGGTGAGATAATGGGTGAGGTAGTGGGTGAGGTAGTGGGTGAGGTAATGTGTGGGGTAGTGGGTGAGGTAGTGGTGTGAGATAATGGGTGAGGTAATGGGTGAGGAAGTGTGTGGGGagtggtgtgaggtagtgtgtgagaTAGTGGTGTGAGATAATGGGTGAGGTagtggtggggtagtggtgtgATGTAGTGTGTGAGATAATGGGTGAGGTAGTGGGTGGGGATGTGTGGGGTAGTGTGTGGGGTagtggtgtgaggtagtgtgtgagaTAATGGGTGAGGTAGTGGGTGTGAGATAATGGGTGAGGTAGTGGTGAGATAGTGGGTGAGGTAGTGTGTGAGATAATGTGTGGGGTAGTGTGTGAGATAATGGGTGAGGTAGTGGGTGAGGTAGTGGGTGGGGTAGTAAACAAATGTACACTTCAAGAGAAAGGAGGTATCGCAAAACGAACACATCAACACTCAAAACgtgaccagatggaagccactcctcagtaaaaggcacatgacagcccgcttggagtttgccaaaaggcacctaaagactctcagaccacgagatacaagattctctagtctgatgaaaccaagattgaactctttggcctaaatgccaagcgtcacgtctggaggaaacctggcaccgtctctacagtgaagcatggtggtggcagcatcatgctgtggagatgtttttcagctgcagggactgggagatagTCAGGATGGGGGAAAGATggtggagcaaagtacagagagatcctttggaaaacctgctccaaagtgctcaggacctcagactggggtgaaggtttatcttccaacaggacaacgacccttagcacacagccaagacaacgcaggagtggcttatggacaagtctctgaatgtccttgagtggcccagccagagcccgaacttgaacacAATCtatcatctctggagagatcatctctggagagtcctgaaaatagctgtgcaacgatgctccccatccaacctgacagagcttgagaagatctgcagagaagaatgggagagcgATTTCTCACCACGGAATCATTTTCCTTAAAGAGTCCGatgagaaggatatcctgctttcactggaacaggcccagatccatgcctttcactggaacaggcccatatccatgcctttcactggaacaggcccagatccacccctttcactggaacaggcccagctttcactggaacaggtgAGATCCACTCCTTTGTGGAACAGGTAGATCCacccctttcactggaacaggcccagatccactcctttcactggaacaggcccagtttcactggaacaggcccagatccatgcctttcactggaacaggcccagatccacccCTTTCactgggaacaggcccagatccactcctttcactggaacaggcccagatccagtcctttcactggaacaggcccagatccacccctttcactggaacaggcccagatccagtgggtttcactggaacaggcccaggtccagtcactggaacaggcccagatactccattcactggaacaggcccagatccaggattcactggaacaggcccagatccacgttcactggaacaggcccagatccatgcCTTTCACTGAACAGGCCCATATccatgcctttcactggaacaggcccatatccatgcctttcactggaacaggcccagatccatacAAATTTCACCGGAAAGGCCCAGGTccatgcctttcactggaacaggcccatatCCAtgtttcactggaacaggcccatatccatgcctttcactggaacaggcccatatCCATGCCTTTCattggaacaggcccagatccatacCTTTCACCggaacaggcccaggtccatgcctttcactggaacaggcccatatccatgcctttcactggaacaggcccagaccCATACCTTTCACCggaacaggcccaggtccatgcctttcactggaacaggcccatatccatgcctttcactggaacaggcccatatCCATGCCTTTCattggaacaggcccagatccatacCTTTCACCggaacaggcccaggtccatgcctttcactggaacaggcccatatccagtttcactggaacaggcccagaccCATACCTTTCACCggaacaggcccaggtccatgcctttcactggaacaggcccatatccatgcctttcactggaacaggcccagacccatacctttcactggaacaggcccagatccatacCTTTGAACAGGCCCAGGTCcagcctttcactggaacaggatATCCatctttcactggaacaggcccagaccCATACCTTTCACCggaacaggcccaggtccatacctttcactggaacaggcccaggtccatgcctttcactggaacagcccAGGTCCATACCACCggaacaggcccaggtccatACCTTTCACCggaacaggcccaggtccatacctttcactggaacaggcccagaccCATACTTTCACCggaacaggcccaggtccatacctttcactggaacaggcccaggtccatGCCTTTCACCggaacaggcccaggtccatacctttcactggaacaggcccagaccCGTACCTTTCACCggaacaggcccaggtccatacctttcactggaacaggcccaggtccatgcctttcactggaacaggcccaggtccatgcctttcactggaacaggcccatatccatgcctttcactggaacaggcccatatccatacctttcactggaacaggcccaggtccatGCCTTTCACCggaacaggcccaggtccatacctttcactggaacaggcccaggtccatACCTTTCACCggaacaggcccaggtccatacctttcactggaacaggcccagatccatgcctttcactggaacaggcccaggtccatgctttcactggaacaggcccaggtccatgcctttcactggaacaggcccatatccatacctttcactggaacaggcccaggtccatgcctttcactggaacaggcccaggtccatgcctttcactggaacaggcccatatccatacctttcactggaacaggcccaggtccatGCCTTTCACCggaacaggcccaggtccatacctttcactggaacaggcccagacccataccagactggaacaggcccaggtccatacctttcactggaacaggcccaggtccatgcctttcactggaacaggcccatatccatacctttcactggaacaggcccaggtccatgcctttcactggaacaggcccatatccatacctttcactggaacaggcccagtccatgcctttcactggaacaggcccatatccatgcctttcactggaacaggcccatatCCATACCTTTGCTTGAAGAAAAGACACCGGAAAAGGAGACGCAGATCGGGATCCTTCTGAGAATccgtaggcgagcgagtaaactcccactgccttccattctgcttgctaacgtgcaatcgttagaaaataaaattgatgacctgcaattaagattatcctaccaacgggacattagaaactgtaacatcttatgtttcaccaaatGTGGCTGAACAAAGAAACGGACAATATTGAGCTGGCGgaattttccatgcaccggcagaacagagatgctacctctggtaagatTAGGGTGGGGTGTGTGTCTTGTCACTAACAGCTGGttcgcaatgtctaatattaaagaagtctcgaggtattgctcgaggtagagtatctcatgataagctgtagactacACTATCCACCAAGAGAGTTCCTATCTGTATTAtccgtagccatctatttaccaccacaaagcgatgctggcactaagaccgctctcaaccaactctataaggccataagcaagcaatcagtcaatcaaatgtatttataaagcccttcttacatctgctgatgtcacaaagtgctgtacagaaactcagcctaaaaccccaaacagcaagcaatgcaggtgtagaagcacatttCTGACGGCTTACCGAGCTTCTACACCAACATAAGCAaggaagaaaatgctcacccagacgCTCCTAGTGGCCGTTGACTTTAATGCAAGCAAACTtgaatcagttttaccaaattttcaCCAGCATGCCACGTGCAACTAGCGGGGAAAGAAATCTAGacaacctttactccacacacagatgcatacaaagctcttctccgccctccatttggcaaatctgaccataattccatcctcctgattcctgcttacaagccaaaactaaagcaggaagtaccagtgactcactcaatatagaagtggtcagatgaagcagatgctaaactacaggactgttttgctgtcacagactggaacatgttccgggattcttccaatggcattgaggagtacaccacctcagtcccaggcttcatcaataagtgcatcgatgacgtcatccccacagtgactgtaacaTACCCCATAtcccaaccaaaagccatggattacatgcaacatccacatcgagctaaaggctagagctgccgtttaaggagtgggagactaatccggacCTTAAAAGAAATCCTGCTATCCCAGGATTAAGAAtgcctactacactggctctgatgcccagatgtggcagggtttgaaaactattacggactacaaagggaaacccagacgtggagctgcccagtgacacaagcctaccagatgagctaaatgccatttatgcttgcttcgaggcaagcaacactaaagcatgcacgagagcaacagctgttctggatgactgtgtgataacgcccggtggccgatgtgaacaaaacctttaaacaggtcaacattcacaaagccgctgggccagacggattaccaggacgtgcactCTGAGCATgctgaccaactgtcaagtgtcttcacggacaatttacatttacatttacatttacatttaagtcatttagcagacgctcttatccagagcgacttacaaattggtgaattcaccttctgacatccagtggaacagccactttacaatagtgcatctaaatcattaagggggaggggggtgacaggattacttatcctatcctaggtattccttgaagaggtggggtttcaagtgtttccggaaggtggtgattgactccgctgtcctggcgtcgtgagggagtttgttccaccattgggggccagagcaggaacagttttgactgggccgggaactgtacttcctcagtggtagggaggcaagcaggccaggggtggatgaacgcagtgcccttgtttgggtgtagggcctgatcagagcctgaggTATGCcatgccgttcccctcacagctccgtaggcaagcaccatggtcttgtagcggatgccttcaactggaagccagtggagagagcggaggagcggggtgacgtgagagaacttgggaaggttgaacaccagacgggctgcggcgttctggatgagttgaggggtttgatggcacaggcagggagcccagccaacagcgagttgcagtaatccagacgggagatgacaagtgcctggattagacctgcgccgcttcctgtgtgaggcaggggcgagcggatgttgtagagcatgaacctacaggaacgggccaccttTGATGTTAGTTGagcagggtgttgtccaggatcacgccaaggttcttagcgctctgggaggaggaaacaatggagttgtcaaccgtgatggcgagatcatggaacgggcagtccttccccgggaggaagagcagctccgtcttgccgaggttcagcttgaggtggtgatccgtcatccacactgatatgtctgccagacatgcagaagatgcgattcgccacctggtcatcagaaggggaaaggagaagattaattgtgtgtcgtctgcatagcaatgataggagagaccatgtgaggttatgacagagccaagtgacttggtgtaagAATAGGAGAGggtagaacagagccctggggacaccagtggtgagagcgcgtggcgaggagacagattctaaCGCCACCTGGTtcgcgacctgtcaggtaggacgcaattaaagaagtctcgagatgcccaactcggagagggtggagagaggatctgatggttcacagtgtagACTacataggtctagaaggatgagagcagaggagagagagttagctttagcagtgcggagcgcctccgtgatacagagaagagcagtctcagttgaatgactagtcttgaaagactgatttggatcaagaaggtcattctgagagagatagcgggagagctggccaaggacggcacgtttaagagttttggagagaaaagaaataagggatactggtctgtagttgttgacatcggagggatcgagtgtaggttttttcagaaggggtgcaactcttgctctcttgaagacggaaagtagccagcggtcagggatgagttgatgagcgaggtgaggtaagggagaagatctccggaaatggtctggagaagagaggaggggatagggtcaagcgggcaggttgttgggcggccggccgtcacaagaagcgagatttcatctggagagagaggggagaaagaggtcagagcacagggtaggcagtgtgagcagaaAGCGGTgctcgtttgacttagcaaaaggatcggatgtcgtcgaccttcttttcaaaatggttgacgaagtcatctgcaagggaggaggggggagggggaggaggattcaggagggaggagaaggtggcaaagagcttcctagggttagaggcagatgcttggaatttagagggaagaaagtggctttagcagcagagacagaggaggaaaatgtagagaggagggagtgaaaggatgccaggtccgcagggaggcgagttttcctccatttccgctcggctgcccggagcactgttctgttaCGCAGTGAGTTccagccacggagcgggagggaggaccgagccggctggaggataggggacaagagagtcaaaggatgcagaaagggaagagaggagggttgaggaggcagaatcaggagataggttggagaaggtgagcagagggaagagatgataggatggaagaggagagagtagcgggggagagagagcgaaaggttGGGACGGCGGATACCATCCaagggcagtgtgggaagtgttggatgaaagcgagagggaaaaggatacaaggtagtcatcggagacttggaggggagttgcaatgaggttagtggaagaacagcatctagtaaagatgaggtcgagcgtattgcctgccttgtgagtagggggaaggtgagagggtgaggtcaaaagaggagaggagtggaaagaaggaggcagagaggaatgagtcaaaggtagacgtggggaggttaatcgcccaggactgtgagaggtgagccgtcctcaggaaaggagcttatcaaggcatcaagctcattgatgaactctccgagggaacctggagggcgataaatgataaggatgttaagcttgaaagggctggtaactgtgacagcatggaattcaaaggaggcgatagacagatgggtaaggggagaaagagagaatgaccacttgggagagatgaggcggtgccaccaccccgctgaccagaagctcggggtgtgcgagaacacgtgggcggacgaagagagagcagtaggagtagcagtgttgtctgtggtgatccatgtttccgtcagtgccaagaagtcgagggactggagggaggcataggctgagatgaactctgccttgttggccgcagatcggcagttccagaggctaccggagacctggaactccactgggaccaccagattagggtggctgcggccacgcggtgtggagcgtttgtatggtctgtgcagagaggagagaacagggatagatagacacatagttgacaggctacaga encodes:
- the LOC135558314 gene encoding adenylate kinase isoenzyme 5-like codes for the protein MFSRLQCPVLSRSAPQATGSHQERDRHNSRRVEGFNSNCQPVTSHYQPKRLLHKIDAERSPEEVFAQICQAMDSC